In Candidatus Effluviviaceae Genus I sp., the genomic stretch CGCCGACCTTGGCCGCCTTGTCGAGCACGGACACGGCCTTCCGCACGGCCTGGTCCTTCTCCTCGGCCGAGGCCGAGCGGGCCGTCTTGATGGCCGTGGAGACCCTCGACTTCCAGGCGCGGTTGTGAGCCGTGAGCTTGTCCCTCTGCCTCAGTCTCTTCTTCGCCGACTTCTTGTGCGGCACGTGCACACCTCCGGTGTCTTAAGAACGGCCCGGGACGGACGCGCGGCCTTGTCCCGGCAGGATGATTCAGCCTCCGCGAGGATACACCCGCAACGCGGAGCCGTCAAGCCGGGTTGACGGGCGCCGTCACCGGGGCTAGGCTTCACGGGAGACGCGGCGGACGCGCGGAGCGTTCGACGGGAGGTTCCATGGCGGCGGGGGAACAGCGGGAGACGACGCGGGCGGCGATCCCGACGGGACCGGGCGTCTACCTTCTCAAGGACGCCCGCGGCCGCGTGATCTACGTCGGCAAGGCCCGCAATCTCAGGAGCCGCCTCCGCGCGTACTCCGGCAGCCCGGGCGTGGACGACCCCAAGACCGCGATCCTCCGCTCGCGCACGGCCGCCGTGGACACCATCGTGACGGCCTCGGAGACCGAGGCGCTCGTGCTCGAGGCGAACCTCATCAAGGAGCACAGGCCGAGATACAACGTCAGGCTCAAGGACGACAAGCGATACCCGTTCATCAAGGTCACCGCCTCGGAGGACTTCCCCCGCGCGCACGTGACCCGCGTCGTCCCGGAGGACGGGTCGCGCTACTTCGGCCCGTACACCGACGCGAAGGCGATGCGCCGCACGCTGAGGCTCATCCGGCGGCTCTTCCCCGTGCGGCAGTGCCCGACGTTCCGCCGCCGCCCGCGACCGTGCCTGAACGCGCAGATCGGGCGCTGCCTCGGCCCCTGCGCCGGCGGCGTGACGAGGGAGCGCTACGCGGCGGTCGTGCGCGATCTCTGCCTGTTCCTCGACGGGCGCGGACAGGAGGTGCTGCGGATCCTCGGTGAGGAGATGTCGGGGGCCGCGCGGGAGAGGAACTTCGAGGAGGCCGCCGCGCTCCGCGACCGGATCCGCGACATCGCCAAGGTCGTCGAGGGACAGCGGGCGCTCACGGCGGAGGACGTCGATCGGGACGTGCTCGCCGTCGCCCGGCGCGGCGCGCACGCGGTGGGCGCCGTCGTGAAGGTGCGGCGCGGGAAGCTCGTGGCGTGCGAGAGCTGCCCGCTCAGCGTCGGCCCGGAGACGGGCGACGACGAGGCGCTCGAGGCGTTCGTCAAGCAGTTCTACGCCATCGCGCGCGAGATCCCGCCCGAGGTGCTCGTGGAGCGGCCCCTCGCAGACGGCGAGACGATCGGAGCGTGGCTGGAGGGGCGCGCGGCCCGGCGTGTGCGCGTGGCCTCCCCGCGGCGGGGCCGCAAGAGGCTTCTCACGGCCTTCGCGCGGGAGAACGCGGAGCACGCCCTGCGCGGGGTGTACGAGTCGGCCGCGGTCCCGAAGGCGGTCACCGAGCTGGGAGAGGTCCTGGGCCTCTCGCGGCCCCCGCGGCTCATCGCCGCCGTCGACATCTCCAACATCGGGGGCGAGTTCGCGGTGGGGACGGTCGTCGCGCTCCGCGACGGCCGGCCTGACCGCTCGCTCTATCGCAGGTACCGGACGCGGACCGTGAAAGGCGCGGACGACTGTGCTATGATCCGCGAGGTCGCCGCGCGGCATCTCGCAAGGGCGGCGTCCGGGCGGCTCGAGCGGCCCGACCTGCTCCTCGTGGACGGGGGAAAGGGGCAGCTTGCCGCCGCGTCACGGGCGCTCTCCGGGGCCGGCGTGCGAGGCATCGCCCTTGCGGCCATCGCGAAGCGCGAGGAAGAGGTCTTCGTTCCCGGGCGCGCCGCGCCGGTCGCGTTCCCGGACCGGTCGGCGGCCAGAGGGTTGCTGCAGAGGGCGCGCGACGAAGCGCACCGCTTCAGTGTGAGCTACCATCGCTTGCTCAGGGAAGCGGAGACGAGGCGGTCGTCGCTCGACGGCGTGCGCGGGGTCGGGAGGGCGCGAAAGGAGCTGCTTCTCGCGCGCTTCGGGTCCGCGGCAGGCGTCGCCCGCGCGAGCGAGCGGGAGCTTGCGGAGGTACCTGGCATTGGGCCGGAAACGGCGCGCAGGATCAGGGAGGCGCTCGGCGAGGCGCGGGCTCGTGATCGTGCCGACGGCTGAGCCGTCCTCGCCGCGGACCGAGATCCTCCGGTACACGGCGTTCTCGACGCAGCTCGGGCGCGTGCTCGTGACGAGGACCGCGCGCGGGCTTCGGTCCGTCGCGTTCGGGAGGGACCTCGACGTGCGCGCGGCCCTCGACGCCCTCACGCGGCGCCGGGGCGCGATCGCCGTCGAGGACGCGATCGGTCTTGCGCGCGTCGCCGACGCGGTCCGCGACTTCCTCCGCGGCAAGCCGGTCTCGTTCGAGGGACGTCTCGATCCCGGCGAGCTGACGCCCTTCGCCGCGAGGGTCATCGAGACGGTGCGGCGCATCCCCTTCGGCGCGCTCCGTTCGTACAAGTGGGTGGCGCGCGAGGCGGGCTCGCCGAAGGCCGCCCGGGCCGTCGGACAGGTCCTCGCGCGCAATCCGCTGCCCATCGTCGTGCCCTGCCACCGCGTGGTCGAGAGCGACGGGTCGCTCGGCGGGTACTCCGGCGGGGGCCCCGACATGAAGCGGCGCCTCATCGACATCGAGAACGGGCAGCTCGGCCTCGAGTTCGCTGAGACGGAGCGCGAGGTCCGGGAGCGGATCCGCTTCCTCCTCGAGTCGGAGGATGGCCGTGGCGAGGACGGGCGCTAGCGCCGCGCGGGCCGCGTCGCCGCTGCGCGACGCCATCGACGACTTCCTCGAGCACGCCGAGGTCGAACGCGGCCTCTCGCCGAACACGGTCGCGGCCTACCGCGCGGACCTCGAAGGCTACGCCGCGTTCCTCGAGGCGCTCGGGGTCAGCGGGCCGGGCGCCGTGACCGAGGAGCACGTCCGTCGGTACGCGCGACGCAGGCTGGAGCGGCACTCCCCGCACAGCGTCTCGAGGCTCCTGTCGTGCCTCAGGACGTTTCATCGCTACCTTGCGTTCTCGGGCGTCGCCGGCTCCGACCCGACCGTGCGGGTCGTCGGGCCGAGGTCCGCGCGGAGGCTGCCCGACGTTCTCTCGGTGCCCGAGATCGAGGCGCTCCTCGCGGCGGTGGACACGTCCGGGCCGCGCGGCGTGCGCGACCGCGCCCTCCTCGAGGTCGCCTACGGGGCGGGACTCCGCGTGAGCGAGCTCGTCTCCCTCGAGTTCTCGAACCTCTTCCTCGACGAGGGCTACGTCCGTTGCCTCGGGAAGGGCTCCAAGGAGCGCGTGGTCCCGCTCGGCGGCGAGGCCGTCGCGTGGGTGACGCGATACCGGAAGACGGCGCGCCCGCTGCTCGCGCGGGCGGTCCAGTCCGACACCGTCTTCCTGAACGCCCGCGGTGGCCGGCTCACGAGGATGGGCTTCTGGAAGATCCTCCAGCGGCACGTGCGGGCGGCCGGCATCCGCGAGCGCGTGAAGCCCCACACGCTCAGGCACTCGTTCGCGACGCACCTCCTCGAGGGCGGCGCAGACCTCCGCGTCGTGCAGCAGATGCTGGGGCACTCGGACATCTCGACGACGCAGATCTACACCACGGTGGACCGCGAGTACCTGAAGGAAGTGCACCGGAGCTTCCACCCAAGGGCCTGATGCGCGCCCCGCGCCGAGCGCCTTCGCGCCGCCCGGGGAGACCTGGACCGGGACGACCATGCCCGAACGGAACCTGACGACCGTCATGGAGTCGCGGATGCCCGCGGAGACGGTCCGCGTGCTCCGCGACCTCGGGCGCGTCGCCGACGAGAGGGGCGCCGCGGCGCTCGTCGTCGGGGGCGTGGTCCGGGACCTTCTCCTCGGCGTCCCGACCGGCGACCTCGACATCGTCGTCACGGAGCCGGCGGTGGACTTCGGCCGCGCCGCGGCAGGCGCTCTCGGCGGTGAGGTGAAGGCGGTGACGCGGTTCGGCACGGCGCTCCTCGCGCTTCCGGGAGGCGTCAAGGTGGACCTCGCGACGGCGCGGAGCGAGGTGTACGAGCGACCGGGCGCGCTTCCGACCGTCTCGGGCGGGACGATGGACGACGACCTGCTGCGCCGCGACTTCACGCTGAACTCGCTGGCCGTCGCCATCAACGAGGGCGACTTCGGGAGGCTCATCGACCGCTTCGGCGGACTGGCCGACCTCGAACGTGGGGTCCTCCGCGTGCTCACCGGCAGGAGCTTCGAGGACGACCCGACGCGGACACTGCGCGCCGTCAGACTGTCGGCGCGCTACGGGTTCCGGCTCGAGGACGGCACGCGCCGGCTGCTCGAACGCGCCGTCCGCGACGGATGCCTCGCCACGGTGACGGGGGAGAGACTTCTCAACGAGATCGTCCTCATCCTGAGGGAGCCGGCGCCGTGGCCCGCCGCGGAGAGGCTGTCGGCGTGGGGCATCCTCGCCGGCATCGACGAGGCGTGGACGGGCGCGCCGTCGGAGCCCGTCTTCGCCGAGCTCGCGCGGATGCTGCACCCCGAGTCGGGACCGGCGCTCGCCCCGGACGCGGAGCCGTGGGTCGCCTTCTTCGCGGCCCTCCTCGACGCGGCGCCGCGCGAGCGGCGCGGGCGCGTCCTCGACAGGCTCGCGGCGCCGCGCCGGCTTCGAGACGCCGCGCGGCAGGCGGACGAGCTTGACGGGTTCTCCGGCGGCCGCCTCGGAGCGGCGGACGAGATGCGGCGGAGCGAGGTGCGACGGCTCCTCGACGGGTTCGGTCCCGACGCGCTCGTCCTCGGCGTCGCGCGGCGTCCGGGGAGCGTCGCGGCGGCGCGCATCCGGCTGTTCGTGGAGGACATCAGACACGTGCGCGCCGAGCTCTCCGGAAGCGACGTCATCGCGATGGGGGTCGCACCGGGGCCGGCCGTCGGGCGCGTGCTGTCCGCGGTGCTCGATGCGAAGCTCGACGGCCTCGCGCGCGGCCGCGCCGGAGAGGAGTCCCTCGCGCGCGAGGTCGCCCGCAACCTTGACACGGGCAACAAGGCTTGTTAGGGTCGCCGGCTCCAGAGCCGGTGCGAGACGCCCGTGAGGACGCATGCTGAGAGAGCCTGAAGACGCAGTCTGCGCGCACGCCACGCTCCAGGAGGCGTCCCCGGGGCCCGGCGGCGAGAGCGCGTCGGAGAGCGGCGCCCCGCGGCGGGACGGCGGCGAATCCGAGTGGCCGGGCGTCGGCCGGTGCTCCTACGAGGTGCGCCTGTCCGCGTTCGAAGGGCCACTGGACCTGCTCCTCCACCTCATCCACGAGAACCGCGTCAGCATCTGCGACATCCCCATCGCGCAGATCACGGCCCAGTACCTCGAGTACATCTCGTTCATGGAGTCGCTGGACCTGTCGCTCGCCGGCGACTTCCTCGAGATGGCGGCCACGCTGATCCGCATCAAGGCTCAGATGCTCTTGCCCGCGCCGATCGAGGAGGGCGAGGCGGAGGAGGACCCGCGCGAGCAGCTGGTCAGGAAGCTCGTCGAGTACCGGAAGTTCAAGGAGGCAGCGCTCTCGCTGTCGCGCAGCGAGGAGGAGCGGCGCGAGCACTTCGCGCGTGGGTCCGACCCGAAGGCGTACGCCGACCTGACGGACGAGGGCCTCGAGACCGAGGAGTTCCTGCGGGACGTCACGCTCTTCGATCTCGTGGACGCGCTCAGGGAGGTGCTGTCGCGCATCCCGCAGAGGATCGACGTCCACCGCGTGGACGTCGAGCGCGTGACGGTCGAGGAGCAGATGGAGCGGATCCGGGCGACCGTGCGCGAGCGGGGCGGCGTCACGTTCGCGAGCCTGTTCGAGGACAGCCCGACGCGGGTCCAGATCGTGACGACGTTCATCGCGCTCCTCGAGCTCATCAGGCTCGGCGCCGTGGCCGTCGCGCAGGACAGGGCCTTCGGCGAGATCATGGTGTCCCCAGGGACCGAAGGAGGTGCGGCGTGACCGGCCCTGACCTCAGACGCATCGTGGAGGCCCTTCTCGTCGCGGCGGACGCGCCGGTCCCCGTCGACCGCGTGGCCGAGATCGTGCCCGATGCGGACCGAGCCGGCATCAGGGAGGCCCTGGCGTCGCTTCGCGACGAGTACGACCGCGACGGCCACGCGTTCACCGTGACGGAGATCGCGGGCGGCTGGCAGCTCTACTGCCGCCCCGACTACGGACGGTGGGTCCGCGAGCTCCAGAAGGGGAGGATCCCGGCGAAGCTCAGCCAGGCCGCGCTCGAAACGCTCGCCATCGTGGCGTACAAGCAGCCCATCGTCAGGACCGAGATCGAGACCGTGCGCGGCGTGGACTCGAGCGGCGTGCTCGCGACGCTGCTCAAGAGGAACCTCGTCACGATCGCCGGCCGCGCGCCCGGCATGGGGCGCGCGCTCATGTACCGGACGACGAAGGAGTTCCTGCGGTACTTCGGGCTCAACGCCATCACGGACCTCCCGCGCCTCCAGGAGTTCGCCGAGGTGCTCGGCCTCAAACCCGAGGACCTCGAGGCCACGCTGGCGGCGAGCGAGTCGCTCGCCGAGGTCGGCGGGGAGGACGGAGGGACGCCGGCCCCGGAGACGGAAGGCGACGTGGATGACGCCGCGGAGCCCGTCGCCGAGCACGCGCTCGCGCCCGTGCCCGCGGGCGCGGACGACCACGCCGTGGCCGACCGCAGCATCATCGTTCCGCCCGATGAGACTTAACCGGTTCCTCGCGCAGGCGGGGCTCGCCTCGCGACGGCAGGCCGACACGCTCATCGCGGCGGGGCGGGTCACGGTGAACGGGGAGACCGTCGCGCGGCTCGGGACCGGCGTGGACCCGGACCGGGACTCGGTCGCCCTCGACGGAAGGCCCGTCGCGCTTCCCGCCTCGTTCACGTACGTCCTGCTGAACAAGCCGCCCGGGTTCGTGGTGACGATGTCCGACCCGCAGGGCCGCAGGACCGCGGCCGAGCTGGTGTCCGGCGCGGGCGCGCGCGTCGTGCCGGTCGGCCGCCTCGACGCGGCCACCGAGGGGCTCCTGCTCCTGACCGACGACGGAGAGCTCGCGCACCGCGTCGCGCACCCCTCGTTCGAGCTGGACAAGGTGTACCGAGTCGAGGCCCTCGGCGTCCTCTCCGAGGGCGGCCGACGGACGCTCGAGGCCGGCGTCGAGCTCGACGGCAGGACGACGGCGCCCGCGGTCGTCAGGGTGCTCTCGACGAGCGGGAACGTGACGGCCGCGGAGACCACCATCCACGAGGGGAGAAAGCGGCAGGTCCGGAGGATGTTCGAAGCGGTGGGCCATCGGGTCACGCGGCTCGTACGGATCCGCCTCGGACCGCTCGCCCTCGGCGATCTTCCGTCGGGGC encodes the following:
- a CDS encoding 30S ribosomal protein S20 — protein: MPHKKSAKKRLRQRDKLTAHNRAWKSRVSTAIKTARSASAEEKDQAVRKAVSVLDKAAKVG
- the uvrC gene encoding excinuclease ABC subunit UvrC, yielding MAAGEQRETTRAAIPTGPGVYLLKDARGRVIYVGKARNLRSRLRAYSGSPGVDDPKTAILRSRTAAVDTIVTASETEALVLEANLIKEHRPRYNVRLKDDKRYPFIKVTASEDFPRAHVTRVVPEDGSRYFGPYTDAKAMRRTLRLIRRLFPVRQCPTFRRRPRPCLNAQIGRCLGPCAGGVTRERYAAVVRDLCLFLDGRGQEVLRILGEEMSGAARERNFEEAAALRDRIRDIAKVVEGQRALTAEDVDRDVLAVARRGAHAVGAVVKVRRGKLVACESCPLSVGPETGDDEALEAFVKQFYAIAREIPPEVLVERPLADGETIGAWLEGRAARRVRVASPRRGRKRLLTAFARENAEHALRGVYESAAVPKAVTELGEVLGLSRPPRLIAAVDISNIGGEFAVGTVVALRDGRPDRSLYRRYRTRTVKGADDCAMIREVAARHLARAASGRLERPDLLLVDGGKGQLAAASRALSGAGVRGIALAAIAKREEEVFVPGRAAPVAFPDRSAARGLLQRARDEAHRFSVSYHRLLREAETRRSSLDGVRGVGRARKELLLARFGSAAGVARASERELAEVPGIGPETARRIREALGEARARDRADG
- a CDS encoding methylated-DNA--[protein]-cysteine S-methyltransferase; amino-acid sequence: MIVPTAEPSSPRTEILRYTAFSTQLGRVLVTRTARGLRSVAFGRDLDVRAALDALTRRRGAIAVEDAIGLARVADAVRDFLRGKPVSFEGRLDPGELTPFAARVIETVRRIPFGALRSYKWVAREAGSPKAARAVGQVLARNPLPIVVPCHRVVESDGSLGGYSGGGPDMKRRLIDIENGQLGLEFAETEREVRERIRFLLESEDGRGEDGR
- the xerD gene encoding site-specific tyrosine recombinase XerD, with the translated sequence MAVARTGASAARAASPLRDAIDDFLEHAEVERGLSPNTVAAYRADLEGYAAFLEALGVSGPGAVTEEHVRRYARRRLERHSPHSVSRLLSCLRTFHRYLAFSGVAGSDPTVRVVGPRSARRLPDVLSVPEIEALLAAVDTSGPRGVRDRALLEVAYGAGLRVSELVSLEFSNLFLDEGYVRCLGKGSKERVVPLGGEAVAWVTRYRKTARPLLARAVQSDTVFLNARGGRLTRMGFWKILQRHVRAAGIRERVKPHTLRHSFATHLLEGGADLRVVQQMLGHSDISTTQIYTTVDREYLKEVHRSFHPRA
- a CDS encoding CCA tRNA nucleotidyltransferase: MPERNLTTVMESRMPAETVRVLRDLGRVADERGAAALVVGGVVRDLLLGVPTGDLDIVVTEPAVDFGRAAAGALGGEVKAVTRFGTALLALPGGVKVDLATARSEVYERPGALPTVSGGTMDDDLLRRDFTLNSLAVAINEGDFGRLIDRFGGLADLERGVLRVLTGRSFEDDPTRTLRAVRLSARYGFRLEDGTRRLLERAVRDGCLATVTGERLLNEIVLILREPAPWPAAERLSAWGILAGIDEAWTGAPSEPVFAELARMLHPESGPALAPDAEPWVAFFAALLDAAPRERRGRVLDRLAAPRRLRDAARQADELDGFSGGRLGAADEMRRSEVRRLLDGFGPDALVLGVARRPGSVAAARIRLFVEDIRHVRAELSGSDVIAMGVAPGPAVGRVLSAVLDAKLDGLARGRAGEESLAREVARNLDTGNKAC
- a CDS encoding segregation/condensation protein A encodes the protein MLREPEDAVCAHATLQEASPGPGGESASESGAPRRDGGESEWPGVGRCSYEVRLSAFEGPLDLLLHLIHENRVSICDIPIAQITAQYLEYISFMESLDLSLAGDFLEMAATLIRIKAQMLLPAPIEEGEAEEDPREQLVRKLVEYRKFKEAALSLSRSEEERREHFARGSDPKAYADLTDEGLETEEFLRDVTLFDLVDALREVLSRIPQRIDVHRVDVERVTVEEQMERIRATVRERGGVTFASLFEDSPTRVQIVTTFIALLELIRLGAVAVAQDRAFGEIMVSPGTEGGAA
- the scpB gene encoding SMC-Scp complex subunit ScpB; the encoded protein is MTGPDLRRIVEALLVAADAPVPVDRVAEIVPDADRAGIREALASLRDEYDRDGHAFTVTEIAGGWQLYCRPDYGRWVRELQKGRIPAKLSQAALETLAIVAYKQPIVRTEIETVRGVDSSGVLATLLKRNLVTIAGRAPGMGRALMYRTTKEFLRYFGLNAITDLPRLQEFAEVLGLKPEDLEATLAASESLAEVGGEDGGTPAPETEGDVDDAAEPVAEHALAPVPAGADDHAVADRSIIVPPDET
- a CDS encoding rRNA pseudouridine synthase gives rise to the protein MRLNRFLAQAGLASRRQADTLIAAGRVTVNGETVARLGTGVDPDRDSVALDGRPVALPASFTYVLLNKPPGFVVTMSDPQGRRTAAELVSGAGARVVPVGRLDAATEGLLLLTDDGELAHRVAHPSFELDKVYRVEALGVLSEGGRRTLEAGVELDGRTTAPAVVRVLSTSGNVTAAETTIHEGRKRQVRRMFEAVGHRVTRLVRIRLGPLALGDLPSGQWRPLTTAELGALRQAVGLAAPRETPCPPDRSPL